The Melanotaenia boesemani isolate fMelBoe1 chromosome 11, fMelBoe1.pri, whole genome shotgun sequence genome includes the window TCATTGGTGGAAGTAGTGTAGCATTGTGGGTAATGAAGTTCTCCAACGTTCTATATCTTgcagacaaaaaacacaaaagggaaatatctaaatacaaaaggaagaaaagcatATGAAGTTACTTTTCCTTAAACAAAGCCCGTGTTTATTGTCaacaatgacataaaaaaaaaattctgtccaAACAACAAAGATTTTCTATCAATAGTTACACTACCAATGTTATTCAAAAGGAGTGGTTGAGACAAGGAAATTGGAACAGATGGGGATATTAGTGATGCATTACAAAGCTGGTATGAACAAATCCAAACATACTTAAAATTGGTCATGAATACATCAGTCAGTTTTTAAACACCTTTCTTTTGCCTTTTGTGTGCATATTTATTACACACAATTTGTTTAACGCTATAATATCTCAAAAGCATAACAAAATggcaacaaaacaataaatacaaaggTTATTGTGCAAATGTCTCATTTCCAGCTGGATtatctttaaatgtgtaaaaattcttaaaataaaaatgttttttttccctaattAATATTCATTAAAAGTAATAGTAATGTTATTATAACACATTCTTAGAGCAAAACCAGTGACCAGGCAAGTCTAGAATCAGGATGATAGCTGCTTTGTCAGCAGGATAGCAAAATTATTCAGCAGCCTCCCTGGCAGCCTGTTTTAAACCTCCAGTCCTATACTTTCTGAAACTGTCATTCACCTGCTTTGGCCAAGATGTTTGGCATAGGATTAGGCTGCCTGAAGACACTGATCCAAATACCTCTTTCTGCATATAAACTTTCTGTGTGCCTCCCTTTAACCTTCAACAACATTACACACCTTATGCTGGGCTCCATTTTTATTTGGGATTGACACATTTGAATACTGAACTTAGATCTGTGCCTAAGAGCAACTTCAACAGTGGAACAGCTTAGTTCACTGTAAAATACTAAGAATTTCCTTGGCATTCTCTGTGTTCCACCCCTGGCCTTGCAGAGGACCCTCACAAACGAGCACATATTTGTTGAGGATCTGAGTACCAATGTCCCGAAACTGGAGAtgatcttctctgaggtctgTAGTGTCAGCACTGCAGTCTTCATACTTGACTGCCCAGAAACACATTTCCCCAATGTACATCATCGTCAACAAGTGTGTGTCAGAGAAGACGCCTGACCAAAAGGATAAGTGTTAATAAATATGATGACAGCAGAACAGATTTTGTCATTCACATAAACATCACACATGTACCTTCAGATAGCATGCCTGCTGTAGCACTGTCATGAAGCACCACCCCATCATTGAGCTTCACAGAGTTTCTCACTTGCAGCATCCGCATCAGGTAGCGCACGCCTTCCTGAATACACTGGATCAAAACATGCATTAGACCTATTATCAGCATATGCCATCAAAGGAAACGTATGGTCATTTTTCACAGCTGATACTGTCAAATAACCATACAAATGTGAAATATTCAGTTCACAAGCAAGTTTTGTGTCAAAGATCTTAGAAGATTTGCAGTGTGGCACCTTAAGGaatgtttccttgtttttcttgaTCCATTGTTTTCGTTGATGAAGGGTGTGGCAGTACATGTATAGCAGAGCTCCCCGTCTCCAGTAGAGGCATTCTAACAGCTCTATTCCCAACACAGACTGCAcctataaaacacaaaaaaagatacGAATACCACCGGTAAATACTGCTTGGACACCTCCATTATCAAAGAATATTTGTCTAAGTGTGCTGaatgttttttctctctggttAATGGTTCCAAAGTAGAATATACTTTTATCAGTTTCATAgaaccaacaaaaaaagaatacaaatcGGTCAGATGTAATTCTAAGGGGCCTCCATTGTATTTATGTTATACCCATTATGTTTATTTCTTGCACAATTAATTTTATACAGTGTTTGAAGTGGATATGACAATGTACAATGTTTCATCCTAATTAACCtgacagtatttattttatgtggaATAAGACATTGtaatagaaaataattttcAGACAAACATACCTCTTGTGCTGGCGCTAACCTTGCTGCCAAAACTTCTGGCTCAGTTAGGTCTTGTAGCAGCTGCTGGATTTTAAAAGGTGAACAATCCTCAGGAAATTCCTGATCCACcagtttattctcttcataaaAAGTAATGTCAAGA containing:
- the c11h5orf51 gene encoding UPF0600 protein C5orf51 homolog gives rise to the protein MADDYRRQVFELERRIFELDIKCSSLRAEKQDDDYLQNASAILGNLKSFYRQGGENSNLSKLLQDYTQVILDITFYEENKLVDQEFPEDCSPFKIQQLLQDLTEPEVLAARLAPAQEVQSVLGIELLECLYWRRGALLYMYCHTLHQRKQWIKKNKETFLKCIQEGVRYLMRMLQVRNSVKLNDGVVLHDSATAGMLSEGVFSDTHLLTMMYIGEMCFWAVKYEDCSADTTDLREDHLQFRDIGTQILNKYVLVCEGPLQGQGWNTENAKEILSILQ